A region from the Vicinamibacteria bacterium genome encodes:
- a CDS encoding DUF5678 domain-containing protein has translation MDRERDQRPAPDLNPYVGEWVVIQNDTVVEHGRDLEELASKARSRGIRRPRVVFVPPHNPAHTKLD, from the coding sequence TTGGATCGTGAGAGGGACCAAAGACCGGCACCCGACCTGAATCCTTATGTCGGCGAATGGGTCGTCATCCAGAACGACACGGTCGTCGAGCACGGCCGCGACCTGGAAGAACTGGCGAGCAAAGCTCGGTCGCGAGGCATTCGCCGTCCCCGGGTCGTCTTCGTCCCGCCGCACAACCCTGCTCACACCAAACTAGACTAG